Proteins found in one Serratia plymuthica genomic segment:
- the prlC gene encoding oligopeptidase A, producing MTNPLLTPFSLPPFSAIRPEDVVPAVQSALADCRAAVERVVAQPGPFTWDNLCQPLAESDDRLSRIWSPVGHLNSVKNSPELRAAYEQALPLLSEYGTWVGQHEGLYQAYRSLKEGEAFNQLTAPQRKSVENALRDFELSGIGLSPEKQRRYGEIVARLSELGSTYSNNVLDATMGWSKLITDEAELSGLPESALAQAQAMAQAKEQDGWLLTLDMPSYLPVLTYGDNRALREEMYRAFATRASDQGPNAGKWDNSEVMAETLALRHELAELLGFASYADKSLATKMAENPEQVIGFLNDLAKRARPQAEKELAQLRAFAKQHYGADELEAWDITYYGEKQKQHLFSISDEQLRPYFPEQRVVEGLFEVVKRIYGITAKERKDVDTWHPEVRFFDLFDADGELRGSFYLDLYARENKRGGAWMDDCVGSLRKADGSLQKPVAYLTCNFNRPLGDKPALFTHNEVTTLFHEFGHGLHHMLTQIDTAGVSGISGVPWDAVELPSQFMENWCWEPEALAFISGHYQSGEPLPKEMLDKLLAAKNYQAALFILRQLEFGLFDFRMHAEYSPSRGAQILPTLAEVKKMVAVVPSPSWGRFPHAFSHIFAGGYAAGYYSYLWAEVLSADAYSRFEEEGIFNAETGKSFLDNILSRGGSEEPMALFKRFRGREPQLDAMLRHYGIKG from the coding sequence ATGACAAATCCGTTGCTGACACCGTTTTCCCTGCCGCCGTTTTCCGCCATTCGCCCTGAAGATGTCGTGCCCGCGGTGCAATCCGCCTTGGCTGATTGCCGCGCTGCGGTAGAGCGCGTGGTCGCGCAGCCGGGGCCATTCACCTGGGATAACCTGTGTCAGCCGCTGGCGGAGTCGGACGATCGCCTGTCGCGCATCTGGTCGCCGGTCGGGCATCTGAATTCGGTCAAAAACAGCCCGGAGCTGCGTGCCGCCTACGAACAGGCGCTGCCGCTGCTGTCTGAATACGGCACCTGGGTGGGCCAGCATGAGGGGCTGTACCAGGCCTATCGCAGCCTGAAAGAGGGCGAAGCGTTTAACCAACTGACCGCGCCACAGCGCAAGTCGGTGGAAAACGCGCTGCGTGATTTCGAACTGTCGGGCATTGGCCTGTCGCCGGAAAAACAGCGGCGCTACGGCGAGATCGTCGCGCGCCTGTCCGAGCTGGGTTCCACCTACAGCAACAATGTGCTCGACGCCACCATGGGCTGGAGCAAACTGATTACCGATGAAGCCGAACTGAGCGGCCTGCCGGAAAGCGCGCTGGCACAGGCCCAGGCGATGGCGCAGGCCAAAGAGCAGGATGGCTGGCTGCTGACGCTGGATATGCCGAGCTACCTGCCGGTGCTGACCTACGGCGACAACCGTGCACTGCGTGAAGAAATGTACCGCGCCTTCGCTACCCGCGCTTCCGATCAGGGGCCGAACGCCGGCAAATGGGATAACAGCGAAGTGATGGCGGAAACGCTGGCGCTGCGCCACGAACTGGCTGAACTGCTGGGCTTCGCCAGCTACGCCGACAAATCGCTGGCGACCAAAATGGCGGAAAACCCGGAGCAAGTGATCGGTTTCCTGAACGATCTGGCCAAGCGCGCCCGCCCGCAGGCCGAGAAAGAGCTGGCGCAGTTGCGCGCCTTCGCCAAACAGCATTACGGCGCGGATGAGCTGGAAGCCTGGGACATCACCTATTACGGTGAAAAACAAAAACAGCACCTGTTCTCCATCAGCGACGAACAACTGCGCCCGTACTTCCCTGAACAGCGCGTAGTCGAAGGGCTGTTTGAAGTGGTGAAACGCATTTACGGCATCACCGCCAAAGAACGCAAGGATGTGGATACCTGGCATCCTGAAGTGCGCTTCTTTGACCTGTTCGATGCTGACGGCGAACTGCGCGGCAGCTTCTACCTTGATCTGTACGCGCGTGAGAACAAACGCGGCGGCGCCTGGATGGACGACTGTGTCGGCAGCCTGCGCAAGGCCGACGGCTCGCTGCAAAAGCCGGTTGCCTACCTGACCTGCAACTTCAACCGCCCGCTGGGCGACAAACCGGCGCTGTTCACCCATAACGAAGTGACCACGCTGTTCCACGAATTCGGTCACGGTCTGCACCATATGCTGACCCAAATCGATACCGCCGGCGTCTCCGGCATCAGCGGCGTGCCGTGGGATGCGGTCGAGCTGCCGAGCCAGTTTATGGAAAACTGGTGCTGGGAGCCGGAAGCGCTGGCCTTTATCTCCGGCCATTATCAGAGCGGCGAGCCGCTGCCGAAAGAGATGCTCGACAAGCTGCTGGCGGCCAAAAATTACCAGGCGGCGCTGTTTATCCTGCGCCAGCTGGAGTTCGGCCTGTTCGATTTCCGTATGCACGCCGAGTACAGCCCTTCACGCGGCGCGCAAATCCTGCCGACGCTGGCGGAAGTGAAGAAAATGGTGGCCGTGGTGCCTTCACCGAGTTGGGGCCGCTTCCCGCACGCCTTCAGCCATATCTTTGCCGGCGGTTATGCGGCGGGTTACTACAGTTATCTGTGGGCGGAAGTGCTGTCTGCCGATGCCTACTCGCGCTTTGAAGAAGAGGGGATTTTCAACGCCGAAACCGGCAAATCCTTCCTCGACAACATCCTGTCGCGCGGCGGTTCGGAAGAGCCGATGGCGCTGTTCAAACGCTTCCGTGGCCGTGAGCCGCAGCTGGATGCTATGCTGCGCCATTACGGCATTAAAGGATAA
- the rsmJ gene encoding 16S rRNA (guanine(1516)-N(2))-methyltransferase RsmJ: MSVCLLCEEGADPGALSILAERWQLTSDDDALMALVLTPQRLELRKRDEPKLGAIYVDFVSGTLAHRRRFGGGRGEAVAKAVGIKGSYLPEVVDATAGLGRDAFVLASLGCKVRMLERNPVVAALLDDGLQRGYQDAEIGPWLRERLTLLHASSLTALTGLDPRPEVVYLDPMYPHKQKSALVKKEMRVFQSLVGSDDDADGLLEPARRLATKRVVVKRPDYAPPLANVPAHAASLTKSHRFDIYMPL; encoded by the coding sequence GTGAGTGTGTGTTTATTGTGTGAAGAAGGCGCCGATCCCGGCGCCTTGTCTATTCTGGCGGAGCGCTGGCAGTTAACGTCGGACGACGACGCGCTGATGGCGCTGGTGTTGACGCCGCAACGGCTGGAGCTGCGCAAACGCGACGAACCCAAACTGGGTGCGATTTACGTCGATTTCGTTTCCGGCACCCTGGCGCATCGGCGCCGTTTCGGCGGCGGGCGCGGCGAAGCGGTTGCCAAGGCGGTCGGCATCAAGGGTAGTTACCTGCCGGAGGTGGTGGACGCGACCGCCGGGCTGGGGCGCGATGCCTTTGTGCTGGCTTCGCTGGGCTGCAAGGTGCGGATGCTGGAACGCAACCCGGTGGTTGCCGCGCTGTTGGATGACGGCCTGCAACGCGGCTATCAGGATGCGGAAATCGGTCCGTGGCTGCGTGAGCGTTTGACGCTGCTGCACGCCTCCAGCCTGACCGCGCTGACCGGCCTCGATCCGCGGCCCGAAGTGGTGTATCTCGATCCGATGTATCCGCACAAGCAAAAAAGCGCGTTGGTGAAGAAGGAGATGCGGGTATTTCAGTCGCTGGTGGGCAGTGATGACGACGCCGACGGCCTGCTGGAGCCGGCGCGTCGGCTGGCGACCAAGCGGGTGGTGGTGAAGCGGCCGGATTACGCCCCGCCGTTGGCCAACGTGCCTGCGCACGCGGCCAGCCTGACCAAAAGCCACCGCTTCGATATTTATATGCCGCTGTAA
- a CDS encoding KpsF/GutQ family sugar-phosphate isomerase, which yields MQQEWQRAAEAWAIYSRELAQLSQRIDAPTWQRLLTLLAACRGKIVVTGVGTSGIAARKIAHMLACVERPAIYLNATDAAHGDLGFLRGDDLMILISRGGNSDELTRLLPTLQAKGVPLIGVTENPDSAIAHAAQLVIRTGVENEIDPLNMLATTSIVLVLAIFDAACACLMERSGYSKETLLAVHPGGDVGKSLREQE from the coding sequence ATGCAGCAGGAATGGCAGCGTGCGGCGGAGGCCTGGGCCATTTACAGCCGTGAACTGGCGCAGCTCAGCCAACGCATCGACGCGCCCACCTGGCAACGGCTGCTGACGCTGCTGGCGGCGTGCCGGGGCAAGATTGTGGTCACCGGCGTCGGCACCTCCGGCATCGCGGCGCGCAAGATTGCCCATATGCTGGCCTGCGTGGAACGGCCGGCCATCTACCTGAACGCCACCGACGCGGCGCACGGCGATTTGGGCTTTCTGCGCGGCGATGATCTGATGATTTTGATTTCGCGCGGCGGCAATTCCGACGAACTGACCCGCCTGCTGCCGACGCTGCAGGCCAAAGGCGTACCGCTGATTGGCGTGACGGAAAACCCGGATTCGGCGATCGCCCATGCGGCGCAGCTGGTGATCCGCACCGGGGTGGAAAACGAGATAGATCCGCTCAATATGCTGGCAACGACGTCTATCGTGCTGGTATTGGCGATTTTCGATGCCGCCTGCGCCTGCCTGATGGAACGCAGCGGCTACAGCAAGGAAACCCTGCTGGCGGTGCATCCGGGCGGTGACGTGGGGAAAAGCCTGCGCGAGCAGGAATAA
- a CDS encoding FGGY-family carbohydrate kinase codes for MASYFIGVDVGTGSARAGVFDLNGRMVGQASRPIDLYRPQADFVEQSSDNIWQAVCSAVRDAVNQADINPIQVKGLGFDATCSLVVLDKEGRPLTISPSGRTEQNIIVWMDHRAIVQAERINATKHRVLDFVGGIISPEMQTPKMLWLKQHMPTTWANAGYLFDLPDFLTWRATQDATRSLCSTVCKWTYLGHEQRWDKSYFKQIGLEDVLEHDAAKIGSDVKMMGEPLGHGLTQRAAGEMGLIAGTAVSVSIIDAHAGTLGTLGATGVSGEVADFNRRIALIGGTSTGHMAMSRTARFIGGVWGPYYSAILPEYWLNEGGQSATGALIDHVIQSHPCHQDLLAQAKTQGQTIYEVLNALLRRMAGEPEDIAFLTQDIHMLPYFHGNRSPRANPTLTGTLTGLKLSRTPEDMALHYLATLQAIALGTRHIIETMNHSGYSIDTIMASGGGTKNPLFVQEHANATGCAMLLPEESEAMLLGGAMMGTVAAGVFDTLPEAMSAMSRIGKTVTPQTNKIKSYYDRKYRVFHELYNDHMKYRRLMQEEA; via the coding sequence ATGGCGAGTTATTTTATTGGCGTAGATGTAGGCACCGGAAGCGCACGCGCAGGGGTATTCGATCTCAACGGCCGCATGGTCGGGCAGGCCAGCCGACCCATCGATTTGTACCGCCCGCAGGCGGACTTTGTCGAACAGTCTTCGGACAATATCTGGCAAGCGGTGTGCAGCGCGGTGCGCGATGCGGTCAACCAGGCCGACATCAACCCGATTCAGGTCAAAGGGCTGGGGTTCGACGCCACCTGTTCGCTGGTAGTGCTGGATAAAGAAGGCCGGCCGCTGACCATCAGCCCGTCCGGCCGCACCGAGCAGAACATCATCGTGTGGATGGATCACCGGGCGATCGTTCAGGCCGAGCGCATCAACGCCACCAAACACCGGGTACTGGACTTCGTCGGCGGGATCATCTCGCCGGAGATGCAAACCCCCAAAATGCTGTGGCTGAAGCAGCATATGCCGACCACCTGGGCCAATGCCGGCTACCTGTTTGACCTGCCGGATTTCCTCACCTGGCGCGCCACCCAGGACGCCACCCGTTCGCTGTGTTCGACGGTGTGCAAATGGACTTACCTCGGCCATGAGCAGCGCTGGGACAAAAGCTATTTCAAACAGATTGGGCTGGAAGACGTGCTGGAACACGACGCAGCCAAGATCGGCAGCGACGTCAAAATGATGGGTGAACCCCTGGGCCACGGCCTGACGCAGCGCGCCGCCGGCGAGATGGGCCTGATTGCCGGTACGGCGGTCAGCGTGTCGATCATCGACGCTCATGCCGGTACCCTCGGCACGCTGGGCGCCACCGGGGTTTCCGGCGAAGTGGCGGATTTTAACCGCCGTATCGCGCTGATCGGCGGGACGTCTACCGGCCATATGGCGATGTCGCGTACCGCGCGCTTTATCGGCGGCGTGTGGGGGCCGTATTACTCGGCGATTCTGCCGGAATACTGGCTGAACGAAGGGGGGCAATCCGCTACCGGCGCGCTGATTGACCATGTGATTCAGTCTCATCCGTGCCATCAGGATCTGCTGGCGCAGGCGAAAACTCAAGGGCAGACCATCTATGAGGTACTGAACGCCCTGCTGCGCCGTATGGCCGGCGAACCGGAAGACATCGCCTTCCTGACCCAGGATATTCACATGCTGCCGTATTTCCACGGCAACCGTTCGCCGCGCGCCAACCCGACGCTGACCGGCACCCTGACCGGGCTGAAGCTGTCGCGCACCCCGGAGGACATGGCGTTGCACTATCTAGCGACCCTCCAGGCGATCGCGCTCGGCACCCGCCATATTATCGAAACCATGAACCACAGCGGCTACAGCATCGACACCATTATGGCCAGCGGCGGCGGCACCAAGAACCCGCTGTTCGTGCAGGAACACGCCAACGCCACCGGCTGCGCCATGCTGCTGCCGGAGGAGAGCGAAGCGATGCTGCTGGGCGGTGCGATGATGGGCACCGTGGCGGCGGGCGTGTTCGACACGCTGCCGGAAGCGATGAGCGCCATGAGCCGCATCGGTAAAACCGTCACGCCGCAGACCAACAAAATAAAAAGCTATTACGACCGCAAATACCGCGTGTTCCATGAACTGTATAACGACCATATGAAATACCGCCGGCTGATGCAGGAGGAGGCGTGA